GTGAAAAAGCACGGACTTCCTCCTGAAGCGGGAAAAATGAAAATTCTATGTTCAGAAGAAGCCCATTTTACCGTGAAGAAATCTGCCTTTCAATTAGGGCTTGGAGAAGATGCAGTCGTTTCTGTTTCAGTTGATCAGAACCACCGAATGTCCACCGCTGACACGCAGCGAAAAATCGAACAGCTGATTGAAAACGGCGACCACCCTTTTGCCATCGTTGGAACGTGCGGAACGACGGACTTTGGAAGTATTGATCCTTTGAGTGATTTAGCATCGTTAGCCAGCCGTTACAACGTATGGTTTCACGCCGATGCTGCTTATGGAGGAGCTCTTATCTTAAGCGAATCGCATGCCAGTAAGTTAAAAGGATTGGAAATGGCCGATTCCATTACTGTTGATTTTCATAAGCTGTTTTATCAGCCGATCAGCTGTGGAGCTTTTTTAGTAAATGATGAACGAAGCTTTAAATATATCAATCATCATGCGGACTATTTAAATCCCCAGGAGGATGAAGAAGAGGGCATACCTCATTTAGTTAACAAGTCGATAGCCACTACCCGCAGATTTGATGCATTGAAATTATTTATGACTTTAAAAGTTGTCGGTCTTTCTCAGCTTCAGCAAATGGTAGACCATACATTTATTACGGCGAAGAAGACAGCTGATTACATCCAGGAAACTGACCATTTATCAGTGGCTAATCCGGACCCTGAATTAAACACGGTTCTGTTTCGTTTTGAAAGTAACGATCAAACTCCTGAGAAATTAAACGAAATCAACAGGCTTATTCAGAAAGAAATACTCTTCAGCGGAAAAGCCATTGTAGCGAAAACAAAATTCAAAAGCGATGTCTTTTTAAAATTCACACTTCTTAACCCTAGGACGTCTATCGAAGATACACAGAGTGTATTAAAAGAAGTCCAGCAGCTTGGTTATAAAAGAATGGAAGAAAGGGAGGCTTTCCAGTAATGAACGGGAAAAAATATGCGGAAAAGGCCACGATTCAAAGCTTCTTGAATTGTTATTTGAGAGAAACAGGAAACTTTGAAGTGAAAAAGGGAGAAGATGATTCTGAGGTATTTGAGATACAGTTAGCCCACCTCCATGTAACGATCATCGCTTCAATTCAGTACCAATCGATTACAGGAAGGCATGTGTTTAAGTTCCCCATCTATTCATTGAAAAATGAGGAGAATATCGAGCTTGATTATATTTCGCTCGTTGCCCTTATTATGAAAGAACTTTCTCTGGAATATGGAAGAGAAGAGACAGAAGATGAACTGATGCTGCGCGTTATTTTAAGCAGCCAGCAGATTGCGAAATATTTAGAGAGCAGAGAATTTGATGCAGCGAGGTTAATCGATGATGAGTTTACTTTCATCGAAGCTGAGCAGTCGCTCCTGCTTGGACATTTGCTGCACCCCACACCAAAAAGTAAGCAGGGATTAAGCGGCGGTGAAGACGAACTTTATTCTCCGGAATTAAAGGGAGAATTCCAGCTTCATTATTTCCAGGTAAGTAATCAGTGGATACTGCAAGATTCTGCAGCAATAGAAAAGGCGTCTGATCAGGTGCTAGAGATCTTAGAAGATGATGAATACTTTGATGACGATTTGATTGAGCAGGCAGTGAATGAAGAACAAATCCTAATGCCCGTCCACCCGCTGCAGGCAAAAGATATGTTAAAGGACGAGCAAGTTCAATCATTGATCCAGTCAGGGGATATAGCTTATTTGGGACCACAGGGTTCAAAAGTTAAAGCTACTTCATCGTTTAGAACGGTTTATCGTGAAGACTCTCCTTTTATGATGAAATTCTCTGTACCTATTAAGATTACGAATTCTTTAAGAGGGAACCTGCAGAAAGAACTAGATCGAGGAGTTGAAGTCTCCCGGCTGTTAAACACCGGCTTTGGAGATGAAGTTGCACAGCAGCATCCGGCTTTTCAAATAATTGAAGATCCAGCTTATATCAAGCTTAACGTACCAAGTCCTACCGTAGCGTATGATGTCGTCCTGCGTTCCAACCCTTTTCAAAATGAAAACGGCGTATCTTTAATTGCCGGCTTATGTCAGGAACAGCCGATTTCAAACAAAACGAGACTGGCATCCATTATCGAAAAGCTGGCCCGGGAAGAAGAAAGGTCAACGGAGCAGGTAAGTAAAGATTGGTTTAGGAAATATGTAAGTTTAACTGTAGATCCGCTGCTGTCGCTGTATGAAAAATACGGACTTGCTCTTGAAGCTCATCAGCAAAACTCCTTGATTCAACTTGAGGGCGGCTACCCGGCTGAATTCTATTACCGCGATAACCAGGGCTACTATTTCAGTGAATCAAAAGCAGAGAAACTGCGAAGATATCTGCCATCTTTAAATGAAAAAAGTGACACGATCTGTAAGGACGATATTGCGGTAGAGCGGTTGCGTTATTACTTTTTTATCAATCATTTATTTGGATTGATCAACAGCTTTGGGACCCAGCGTCTCGTTAAGGAGGAAGAATTATTGGATATACTTCGGGAAAAATTGCAGCAGTTTGATACAAGTTCCCTTTTAATTCACAGCTTATTAAATTCATCCATCCTGGCATCCAAAGCCAATTTGCTGACTCGTTTTTACAATATGGATGAGCTTCAGGGCTCACTTGCCAATCAATCGGTTTATACCTACATCGACAATCCATTAGTTCTTAAGGCAGGGGTAACAAATGAAAGCTGAATTTACTAAATACGACCAGGATATCGACAGAAATATTTCGTTCGTTTCTTTTAATTTGGATGAACACTTTCCCTTGATTTTCAAGTGGATGCACGAAGACCATGTGATTCCGTTCTGGGGATTAAATAAGCCGAAAGAACAGCTCAAAAGTCACCTGGTTAATGCTGTCAACGATCATCACCAAAGCTTATATATCGGTTATATAGATGGAACACCTATGAGCTACTGGGAAGCCTACTGGGTAAAAGGGGATATTATTGAAGACTATTATGAGCCTGCAGCCAATGATCAAGGTATTCATTTATTAATAGGGGATACCGATTATTTGGGTAAAGGACTATCACTCCCACTGCTGCGTGCTATGGTTCAATTTCAATTCCAGCACAGGCAGACGAAGAAAATCGTTTCTGAGCCTGATTATCGGAATGAAAAAATGATTCATGTATTTGAACAGTGCGGGTTTGAAAACGTGAAGAAAGTCGAGCTCCCTGATAAAACAGCTCAGCTTATGTTCTGTTCACGGGAAAAATTCGAAGAGAGGTGGTCCCATGAGTATTCAGAAACCCATTTATGATGTGGTCGGTATCGGGTTAGGGCCTTTTAACTTAGGACTGGCCGCCATGTTGGACGGCATTGAAGAAATTGACGGTCTTTTCCTTGAAAAGCAGGAAGAATTTAATTGGCATCCTGGCATGATGATTGAAGGAACCACGCTGCAAGTTCCGTTCTTTGCCGATCTCGTTAGTCTAGCAGACGTCCGAAGTCCCTATACTTTTCTAAATTATTTACAGGAAAAAGGACGACTCTATCATTTTTATTTCTTAGAAAAGTTCCATATCTCACGAAAAGAATACAACGATTATTGCCGCTGGGTATCCGAGCAGCTTCGGTCCTGTCATTTTGGTAAAGAAGTAAAATCGATCGATCAGATAAAAGACGAGAATGGAGAAGAGCTCTTTAAAGTGAGCTCCTCTAAAGAGACTTACTTCGCCAAAAATATTGTCATGGGAATTGGCTCAGTGCCTTATGTTCCTGATAACTTACGAGAGCATTTAGGAGAGACAGTTTTTCATACTGCTGAATATTTAAATCATAACAAAACCCTGGACAACGCCGATTCGATTACAGTTGTAGGTTCAGGACAAAGCTCGGCAGAAGTCTTTCTTGACCTGCTGAAAAAACGTGGAACCGAAGCGGATCTTCATTGGTATACCCGCTCTAAAGGATTTTTTCCAATGGAGTATTCAAAGTTAGGGCTTGAATATTTTTCACCGGATTACACTCACTTTTTCTATCAGCTTCCACAGGAGAAAAAGGATGAGCTGTTGAAGCAGCAGGATCTTTTATATAAAGGGATAAGTGCAGAAACAATTGCGGAAATCTATGACAACCTTTACGAAGGAACTGTGGGAGAAAGTGATATGAATGTGCAGCTGCAGGCGATGTCAGAGCTTCAGTCTCTGCATAATTCAGCGGGGCAGTGGAAGGCAGAGGGCCGGCAGCTCGTCACGAATGAACCGTTTGTCCGTAAAAGTGATGTCGTTATACTAGGTACGGGCTATCAGCAGGCACTCCCGGAATTCCTCTCGCCTATGAGCCGTGAAATTCACTGGGATGATCAGGGGAGATACAAGGTGGAAGCAAACTATCAGTTAAGTACCGATATAGAAGCGGGGATTTTTGTTCAAAATGGAGAAATGCATACACATGGTGTGGGCGCCCCTGACTTAGGGCTGGGAGCCTATCGTAACACTGTCATTATTAACTCTCTGGCAGGGAGAGAGATTTTCCCGATAAAGGACAAGCATGTATTCCAGACGTTTGGAACAAAAGTAATACAAAAGCAGGGATAAAGGAGAGAAACTATGCTGTATGTACCAGAGCTTCAAAACACATTAAATCAAGATCAATGGATTCTGGCCAATCAAAGATTACTGGCTAAGATGATTTCAGAATATATGTATGAGGGTATGATCCACCCTGAGAAGATCGAAGAAAGTATTTATCAGCTTGAAGTAAAAGAGGGCAAGCTTTATCAGTTTGAGGCAAGAGCCCGCTATTTTGACAGTTATGATGTCAAAGCAGATTCTATCGAAGTAACAATAGGTGAAGAAAAAAGAACGGCCGAGAGTGCGATCGAATTTTTACTGGATATTCAGCCGCTCATTGGAATGTCCGCAGAAACAGCCGGTCATTTAGTAAGAGAGCTTAATCATACACTGATGGCTGATGTTCATTTACTGAAAGAAAAGAAAACGTCCGATGAGCTGATAAATGTTGACTACGCGGAGCTTGAAGGATATATGACAGGCCACCCGTGGATCACTTACAATAAAGGAAGAATAGGGTTTGGCTATGATGATTATTTAAAATACGCACCAGAGCGCCAGCAGACCATTCAGTTTCAATGGATAGCCGTTCACAATAAAATAGCCAGTTTCCAGTCAGTTGACGGCTTATCCTTTAATGATTTAGTGGAAAGTGAGCTGAGCGAACATGAGAGGCAGGAATTTAATCAATCCATAGAAGTCTATGGAGCAGATCCGAATAATTATTATATAATGCCTGTTCACGAATGGCAGTGGAAGAATGTTATTGTGCCCCAGTTTGCGGAAGACTTAGCGAAGCAGCTGATCATCCCATTAGGCACAGGAAACGATGAGTACCTGCCGCAGCAGTCCATCCGTACGTTTGTGAACCGTTCAGATTCTTCCAAGCATCATGTTAAGCTGCCGATGAGTATACTTAACACGCTTGTTTACCGCGGGCTTCCATCGGAGCGAACGTTGATTGCCCCGAAGATTACTGAATTTATTAAAGGCATTTATGAAAACGATGATTTCTTAAAAAATCAGTGCCGGGTGATCCTGCCTGGAGAAATTGCCAGCATGGATGTAACTCACCGTTACTTCGATAAATTGGAACACGCACCCTATCAGTATCTCGAAATGCTTGGCACGATTTGGCGTGAGAGTATTTATACGTATCTTGAAGATGGAGAGCAGGCCATTACACTGGCTGCACTTTTACACGAAGACCACCAAGGTAAACCGTTTATCCAGAGCTTAATTGAACAATCGGAATTAACGACTGAAGAATGGATGGAGAAGTTCTTTGGAATTGTGATGGACCCTCTTCTACATTTCATGTATCAATACGGCACTGTGTTTTCTCCACATGGACAGAACACGATTCTTGTTTTGAAAAATAATCAGCCGCAACGACTGGCAGTGAAGGATTTCGTCGATGATGTAAACATTAGTGACCAGCCATTTGAAGAACTCAGCGGCTTAACACAGGAGCTTAAGAACGTGTTGAGAAGTGAGCCGCCTGAAGGACTGACCCAGTTTATTTTTACTGGCTTATTCATTTGCCATTTACGCTATTTAGCAAGTCTGTTAGACAATCGCAAAATGCTCAGTGACGATGTGTTTTGGCGTTATTTAGCTGAGTCCATTAAAAACTATCAGGAGAAATTCCCTCATTTACAGGAGAGGTTTGAGCTGTTTGACTTCTTCCAGGATAAGCTGACCAAACTGTGCTTAAATCGTAATCGCATGGTGGACTACGGCTATGAAGATGGAGATGACAGACCTCACGCTTCCGAGTATGGTAAAGTCAACAATGCCCTCTCCCTATGGAAAAACACTGTTATACAATAATTTCTATAGTTGATTTTATTGAAAAAGGGGCTTCCCGCTTTTTCGCTGGCCTCCTAGCGAAAACCAACGCTGCGGGGTCTCTGATCATTCGTTATTCCGCAGAAGTCTTGCAAAACTTTTTACTTTTCTTTAGCTCAAGGTTACCTACCAGAGTTTTTCAAAAAGAGTAATCCAAACATAAAAGAATCCCTCAACGGCAGAGGGATTCTTTTATGTTTTAATTTACCAATTCGTGGTAGAGTACTATATTTACTTTGAGAAAGGGATGAAACAATGAGAAAACGAACAACGTTAGGCAAATCAAGCATTGAAGTCAACCCTGTCGGTCTCGGGACAAACGCGGTAGGAGGACATAATATATATCCTAATCTAGATGAAGAAGCAGGAAAGGATGTCGTCCGTACCGCTCTTGAACAAGGGATGAACTTTTTGGACACAGCTTATATTTACGGTCCTGAGCGTTCAGAGGAGCTTACAGGTCAGGTGGTACGGGAGCACGGACGCCGAGAAGATGCAGTGATTGCTACTAAAGGTGCTCATCAGTTTAAAGGCCAGGACGTAGTTTTCAATAATTCTCCAGATTTTTTAAGAAAGTCAGTAGATCAGAGCCTCCAGCGGCTGGGAACAGATTATATTGATCTATATTACATTCATTTTCCAGATAAAGAAACACCTAAAGACGAAGCTGTCGGGGCGTTGAAAGAATTGAAGGATGAAGGAAAGATACGGTCGATCGGTGTCTCGAATTTTACTTTAGACCAGCTGAAGGAAGCAAATAAAGATGGATATGTTGATGTGATCCAGTCTGAATACAATTTATTTAAAAGAGAAGCTGAACAGTTGCTGCTGCCATATACGAGTGAAAATGATATAACTTTTGTGCCATATTTTCCGCTGGCTTCCGGTTTGCTGACTGGAAAATATGATGAAAATACTTCTTTTGATCCTGACGATATTCGAGCAAAGAGTCCTCTTTTTCAAGGGGAAACCTACCGGAGTAACTTAGAAAAAGTCGACAAACTTAAGTCTATTGCCCTGAAGAAAGAAGCTCAGGTCCCGCATGTGGTGCTCGCCTGGTATTTAGAGCAGGCTTCCATAGATGCCATTATCCCTGGAGCAAAAAACAAAGAGCAGGTTAGGGATAATTTAAAATGCTTAGAAGTTGAACTGTCAGCTGATGAGGTTAAAGAAATTGATTATATATTTGGATAAACGTCCGCATTTTAATTGCGGGCTTCTTTTTGTCCGCTGTTATAGAACATTGATGAAATTACAAAGTATGCCCCCGCATGAGTTACAATCGAGCATCCCCTTTTTTATGGAAATCTCCAATTAATGTTCTTTTTGAAAAAAATTTTCCGCTGAAAACCGCATAATGGCAGTGATTTTTGATATGTTTTCAGAAAAAATAAAAATTAGTGGTTGCATTTCCAATTAGAACCACGTACACTGTTTTATAACAGATAAACAAAAACAATAACTGTTATACCAAAGGAGGAGAAAGTAATGAAAAATAATCAAACGAAAAGAACAGTTGGAGTTCCTTGTCCGCAGTGTGGAACAGAAGTAGAAGGAAGTAATTACACCTATTTGATGGAGTGTAATCGATGTCTAGCTAAGAAAGATGAATAATTTTTTTGGATTTACTGTTATATAACATTTGTTTATTTTATTTGGTAGTATATAACACAGTGGGGTGCCTGAAGGTGAAATTGTATAGCTTGAGAAGCTCTATTGCAAGGGCTTCTCTTTCATTATTAAAATTTGTTGAGGAGGAATACAATGAGAAATGAGAGAATCGAAAAGATGAAAAAGGATTGGGAAGACAGTGAACGGTGGAAAGGAATTACTCGTCCATACGAGGCAGAAGAAGTCATCAGACTGAGCGGTTCACTTGATATTGAGTACACTTTAGCTGAAAGAGGAGCTGAAAAGCTGTGGAAGCTTATGCATGAAGAGGATTACGTGCATGCTTTAGGAGCTCTGACCGGTAATCAGGCAATGCAGCAAGTGAAAGCAGGCCTTAAAGCTATATACCTAAGCGGCTGGCAGGTTGCAGCCGATGCGAACATTTCAGGACAAATGTATCCCGACCAAAGCTTATATCCAGCCAATAGTGTACCTCACGTTGTAAAACGGATTAATCAGGCATTACAGCGAGCGGATCAGATCCATCATATGGAGGGAGATGACTCGATTGACTGGTTTGCTCCTATAGTAGCTGATGCAGAAGCCGGATTCGGGGGACAGTTAAATGTATTTGAACTAATGAAATCCATGATTGAAGCTGGAGCCGCTGCGGTCCATTTTGAAGACCAGCTTGCTTCAGAAAAGAAATGTGGCCATTTAGGCGGCAAGGTGCTTCTCCCAACACAAACCGCTGTACGGCATTTAATTTCTGCGCGATTTGCAGCTGACACGATGGGCGTTCCAACAATTATTATTGCAAGAACAGATGCAAACGCAGCGAGCTTGATTACGAGTGATATTGATCCGGCAGATGAAGAATTTATTACTGGGGAACGAACAAGTGAAGGATTCTATAAAACGAGAGCGGGAATTGAACAGGCCATTGCCCGAGGACTCGCATATGCCCCATATGCTGATCTTATCTGGTGTGAAACGTCTGAACCGAATTTGGAGGAAGCCCAGCGTTTTGCAGATGCGATTCATGAACAATTTCCTGGGAAATTAATGGCTTATAATTGTTCTCCATCATTTAACTGGAAGAGCAAGCTGGATGATGAAACGATTGCACAGTTCCAGCAAAAACTTTCGGAAATGGGATATAAATTCCAATTCGTTACATTGGCAGGGTTTCATTCTCTTAATCATGGCATGTTTGAGCTTGCCCGCCGCTACAAAGATGAAGGAATGAAAGCTTATTCAGAACTTCAGCAGGATGAATTCTCGAGTGAGAAACATGGTTATACAGCTACCCGCCACCAGAGAGAGGTAGGGACGGGTTACTTCGACGAAGTGGCTCAAGCCATCTCGGGAGGTACCTCTTCGACTACAGCATTGAAAGAATCGACAGAAGCCCAACAATTCAATACGCAAAAAGTAAGATCTTAAATGTCAGCCCGCCGTTTTGGCGGGCTTTTTCATATTGTATACACCACATCATCTGCCTATTCATAAAATAAGTCAGCTAAGAATTTCTATAGGATTAGAGGTGTCATCATAGCGATGATTACAGGTGATGAATATATAAATCGAATTGATCAGCTGAAGTCTGACGTTTGGATGACAGGGAAGAGAATTACTGAACCGCTCTCTACTCATCCCGCTTTTAGAGGAGCAATTAAAAGTCAGGCTGAATTATATGACCTTCAGAATAACCTTGAATTATCCGATCTCATGGCTCATGAGGATAAAGACACAAAAATTACGATGGGTACGTCCTACATGGTGCCAAAGACAAAAGCTGATTTAGAAAAAAGAAGAAAAATGGTGCAAGTATGGGCCCGCCACACAGCTGGTTTAATGGGGAGAAGTCCTGATTATATGAATACAGTGCTGGCCTCCTTTGTAAGCTCAGTCCACCTTTTAGATCATCAAAAAAATTGTTTTCCTGATCATCTTCTTAATTTTTATAAACATGCTGTTGAAAATGACTTGTCATTTACTCATACGTTTATCAGTCCTCAGAATAACCGCTCGTCTCTTGTCTGCCTGGAAGAGGATACGACAAATGCCCGAGTTATAAAACGTCTGGATGACGGTCTCGTGATTAAGGGCGCCAAGCTTCTTGCCACACAAGGAGGAATGACGGACGAAATTATAGTATTTTCAGCTCCGGGTATTCAGGACTCATCCCATGCTTTTGCCTTATCGATTCCAAGTGATACGCCGGGCGTTAAGTTTATTTGCCGAAAATCGTTTACAGGCAAAGGGGGAGAATTTGACTCACCTTTGAGTTCCAAGTTTGAAGAAATGGACAGCATCGTCGTTTTTGACAATGTGCTGGTCCCATGGGAGCGGGTATTCTTTTATGACAACATTAAAATCTCCCATGATTTTTATTTGAAAGGGAATTTTGTTCCTTTAACCCTTCACCAAATTGTTTCCCGTCAGGTGATAAAAACAGAATTCATACTCGGGATAGCCCAGATGATTGTTGATACGATCAATATATCGGAATATCAGCACGTGCAAAGCAAGGTAGCCGAAATTATTAAAGGCTTAGAATCTGCCAAAGCTCTGCTTCTTGCTTCTGAATTTCAAGCGGAACTGAACGAATACGGCGTTATGCTTCCTGATCGAACCCCTTTATATATTGCAGTGAATATGTTTCAGGAAGCTTATCCGCGGTTTGCCGAGATTATTCAGCTGCTTGGGGCCAGTGGGATGGTCTCGCTTCCAGAGGAGGCGCAGTTCCAGTCTGCGATTGGCGGCAAATTGGACCATTACCTGCAGGGATTCGAAGTCAAGGGGAAGCAGCGAGTCCAGCTTTTCAGTTTAGCCTCTGATCTTTGCATGAGTGCTTTCGGTTCACGTCAAACACTGTATGAGCGCTTTTTCTTTGGTGATCCGATCCGGCTTTCACAAATCATTTACAACTCCTATTCAAAAGAAGAACCGGTGTGTTTTGTGAAAGAATTTATCAATAAAAAAAGCTGATACCGCAAATGAGGTATCAGCTTTTTCTGTTTTGTTTTTTGATATGCTGTTCAAGATGGGAATCGGGCTGCTGGTCAGCCACATCTTCTGAAAGTCCCTGCGGGTTCACAGTTTTAGGGTTTTTACTTTTATCAGCATTACTTTTTTTACTCATTTTATCAAACCTCCTTCTACAGTTTTAAAATGACTTTGATACAAATGTCTTCTTTTTTCATGAATAATACTGTACCCATGCTGGCAGGTGACTGGCTTCATTCAATATTCTGCTAAAAAGGTTCCAATGAACGTATTGTTCGCAGCAGGCCAAATGTTTATTCGGTGAAATTCTGTAAAAGATAATAAAGGTAAGGAGGGATAACTATGAAGAAAAACAAACAGGAATCAGTAGGGGACCGCAAGTATCAACCTGAGGATTATGAAGGAAAGGACCAAGTATCTAAAGGGCTGGCTTCTTCTCATGAACAGGTATCTGATACGCTGACGGAAGGAACGATTGACGGTTCCATTGACGCGGTGGATGAAAATGGACAATTGATTTCTAATAAAAAAGGAAAACCTCTCTAAAAATAAAATGGCCCACCGCTCTTATTGAGCGATGGGTTTATTCATGTCCTCATATTTCATTAACATTTGATCGACCTCGAGAAGCTTCTGTACTC
This window of the Halobacillus sp. Marseille-Q1614 genome carries:
- a CDS encoding aspartate aminotransferase family protein; the protein is MPAQITQFPETAVRSRFDHLFLNKQPTGIKEFEETIHQVVNQLIDISLEQTAPYRGKSPQQVEQEVKEAVTFNNEGEPLDKVLEMIEPSILQNSLHVTDEKSMGHLHCPPLIAGVAAELIISAYNQSMDSWDQSTAATFVEEEMIGWLTGQFGLGEKASGVFSSGGTQSNYMGLLLARDAYCDKQWNHNVKKHGLPPEAGKMKILCSEEAHFTVKKSAFQLGLGEDAVVSVSVDQNHRMSTADTQRKIEQLIENGDHPFAIVGTCGTTDFGSIDPLSDLASLASRYNVWFHADAAYGGALILSESHASKLKGLEMADSITVDFHKLFYQPISCGAFLVNDERSFKYINHHADYLNPQEDEEEGIPHLVNKSIATTRRFDALKLFMTLKVVGLSQLQQMVDHTFITAKKTADYIQETDHLSVANPDPELNTVLFRFESNDQTPEKLNEINRLIQKEILFSGKAIVAKTKFKSDVFLKFTLLNPRTSIEDTQSVLKEVQQLGYKRMEEREAFQ
- a CDS encoding IucA/IucC family siderophore biosynthesis protein; translated protein: MNGKKYAEKATIQSFLNCYLRETGNFEVKKGEDDSEVFEIQLAHLHVTIIASIQYQSITGRHVFKFPIYSLKNEENIELDYISLVALIMKELSLEYGREETEDELMLRVILSSQQIAKYLESREFDAARLIDDEFTFIEAEQSLLLGHLLHPTPKSKQGLSGGEDELYSPELKGEFQLHYFQVSNQWILQDSAAIEKASDQVLEILEDDEYFDDDLIEQAVNEEQILMPVHPLQAKDMLKDEQVQSLIQSGDIAYLGPQGSKVKATSSFRTVYREDSPFMMKFSVPIKITNSLRGNLQKELDRGVEVSRLLNTGFGDEVAQQHPAFQIIEDPAYIKLNVPSPTVAYDVVLRSNPFQNENGVSLIAGLCQEQPISNKTRLASIIEKLAREEERSTEQVSKDWFRKYVSLTVDPLLSLYEKYGLALEAHQQNSLIQLEGGYPAEFYYRDNQGYYFSESKAEKLRRYLPSLNEKSDTICKDDIAVERLRYYFFINHLFGLINSFGTQRLVKEEELLDILREKLQQFDTSSLLIHSLLNSSILASKANLLTRFYNMDELQGSLANQSVYTYIDNPLVLKAGVTNES
- a CDS encoding GNAT family N-acetyltransferase — encoded protein: MKAEFTKYDQDIDRNISFVSFNLDEHFPLIFKWMHEDHVIPFWGLNKPKEQLKSHLVNAVNDHHQSLYIGYIDGTPMSYWEAYWVKGDIIEDYYEPAANDQGIHLLIGDTDYLGKGLSLPLLRAMVQFQFQHRQTKKIVSEPDYRNEKMIHVFEQCGFENVKKVELPDKTAQLMFCSREKFEERWSHEYSETHL
- a CDS encoding lysine N(6)-hydroxylase/L-ornithine N(5)-oxygenase family protein — translated: MSIQKPIYDVVGIGLGPFNLGLAAMLDGIEEIDGLFLEKQEEFNWHPGMMIEGTTLQVPFFADLVSLADVRSPYTFLNYLQEKGRLYHFYFLEKFHISRKEYNDYCRWVSEQLRSCHFGKEVKSIDQIKDENGEELFKVSSSKETYFAKNIVMGIGSVPYVPDNLREHLGETVFHTAEYLNHNKTLDNADSITVVGSGQSSAEVFLDLLKKRGTEADLHWYTRSKGFFPMEYSKLGLEYFSPDYTHFFYQLPQEKKDELLKQQDLLYKGISAETIAEIYDNLYEGTVGESDMNVQLQAMSELQSLHNSAGQWKAEGRQLVTNEPFVRKSDVVILGTGYQQALPEFLSPMSREIHWDDQGRYKVEANYQLSTDIEAGIFVQNGEMHTHGVGAPDLGLGAYRNTVIINSLAGREIFPIKDKHVFQTFGTKVIQKQG
- a CDS encoding IucA/IucC family siderophore biosynthesis protein, producing the protein MLYVPELQNTLNQDQWILANQRLLAKMISEYMYEGMIHPEKIEESIYQLEVKEGKLYQFEARARYFDSYDVKADSIEVTIGEEKRTAESAIEFLLDIQPLIGMSAETAGHLVRELNHTLMADVHLLKEKKTSDELINVDYAELEGYMTGHPWITYNKGRIGFGYDDYLKYAPERQQTIQFQWIAVHNKIASFQSVDGLSFNDLVESELSEHERQEFNQSIEVYGADPNNYYIMPVHEWQWKNVIVPQFAEDLAKQLIIPLGTGNDEYLPQQSIRTFVNRSDSSKHHVKLPMSILNTLVYRGLPSERTLIAPKITEFIKGIYENDDFLKNQCRVILPGEIASMDVTHRYFDKLEHAPYQYLEMLGTIWRESIYTYLEDGEQAITLAALLHEDHQGKPFIQSLIEQSELTTEEWMEKFFGIVMDPLLHFMYQYGTVFSPHGQNTILVLKNNQPQRLAVKDFVDDVNISDQPFEELSGLTQELKNVLRSEPPEGLTQFIFTGLFICHLRYLASLLDNRKMLSDDVFWRYLAESIKNYQEKFPHLQERFELFDFFQDKLTKLCLNRNRMVDYGYEDGDDRPHASEYGKVNNALSLWKNTVIQ
- a CDS encoding aldo/keto reductase, encoding MRKRTTLGKSSIEVNPVGLGTNAVGGHNIYPNLDEEAGKDVVRTALEQGMNFLDTAYIYGPERSEELTGQVVREHGRREDAVIATKGAHQFKGQDVVFNNSPDFLRKSVDQSLQRLGTDYIDLYYIHFPDKETPKDEAVGALKELKDEGKIRSIGVSNFTLDQLKEANKDGYVDVIQSEYNLFKREAEQLLLPYTSENDITFVPYFPLASGLLTGKYDENTSFDPDDIRAKSPLFQGETYRSNLEKVDKLKSIALKKEAQVPHVVLAWYLEQASIDAIIPGAKNKEQVRDNLKCLEVELSADEVKEIDYIFG
- the aceA gene encoding isocitrate lyase; translated protein: MRNERIEKMKKDWEDSERWKGITRPYEAEEVIRLSGSLDIEYTLAERGAEKLWKLMHEEDYVHALGALTGNQAMQQVKAGLKAIYLSGWQVAADANISGQMYPDQSLYPANSVPHVVKRINQALQRADQIHHMEGDDSIDWFAPIVADAEAGFGGQLNVFELMKSMIEAGAAAVHFEDQLASEKKCGHLGGKVLLPTQTAVRHLISARFAADTMGVPTIIIARTDANAASLITSDIDPADEEFITGERTSEGFYKTRAGIEQAIARGLAYAPYADLIWCETSEPNLEEAQRFADAIHEQFPGKLMAYNCSPSFNWKSKLDDETIAQFQQKLSEMGYKFQFVTLAGFHSLNHGMFELARRYKDEGMKAYSELQQDEFSSEKHGYTATRHQREVGTGYFDEVAQAISGGTSSTTALKESTEAQQFNTQKVRS
- the hpaB gene encoding 4-hydroxyphenylacetate 3-monooxygenase, oxygenase component encodes the protein MAMITGDEYINRIDQLKSDVWMTGKRITEPLSTHPAFRGAIKSQAELYDLQNNLELSDLMAHEDKDTKITMGTSYMVPKTKADLEKRRKMVQVWARHTAGLMGRSPDYMNTVLASFVSSVHLLDHQKNCFPDHLLNFYKHAVENDLSFTHTFISPQNNRSSLVCLEEDTTNARVIKRLDDGLVIKGAKLLATQGGMTDEIIVFSAPGIQDSSHAFALSIPSDTPGVKFICRKSFTGKGGEFDSPLSSKFEEMDSIVVFDNVLVPWERVFFYDNIKISHDFYLKGNFVPLTLHQIVSRQVIKTEFILGIAQMIVDTINISEYQHVQSKVAEIIKGLESAKALLLASEFQAELNEYGVMLPDRTPLYIAVNMFQEAYPRFAEIIQLLGASGMVSLPEEAQFQSAIGGKLDHYLQGFEVKGKQRVQLFSLASDLCMSAFGSRQTLYERFFFGDPIRLSQIIYNSYSKEEPVCFVKEFINKKS
- a CDS encoding YozQ family protein is translated as MKKNKQESVGDRKYQPEDYEGKDQVSKGLASSHEQVSDTLTEGTIDGSIDAVDENGQLISNKKGKPL